The following proteins come from a genomic window of Nostoc sp. ATCC 53789:
- a CDS encoding STAS domain-containing protein encodes MIHIDQKTYTTQDGNTVIVLTPAGRLDITTAWQFRLKLQECISKLSRHVVVNLAQVNFIDSSGLTSLVAGMRDADKVKGSFRICNVHPEAKLVFEVTMMDTVFEIFETEDEALEGVPRSIAS; translated from the coding sequence GTGATTCATATAGACCAAAAAACTTATACAACCCAAGACGGAAACACCGTTATTGTCCTAACACCAGCAGGTCGGCTAGACATTACCACTGCTTGGCAATTTCGCCTGAAGTTACAAGAGTGTATTTCCAAACTCAGCCGTCATGTAGTTGTAAATCTGGCTCAGGTGAATTTTATTGATAGTTCTGGCCTCACGTCTTTGGTAGCTGGAATGCGTGATGCTGATAAAGTCAAGGGAAGTTTCCGCATCTGCAATGTACATCCAGAAGCCAAACTCGTGTTTGAAGTGACGATGATGGATACTGTCTTTGAAATCTTTGAAACAGAAGATGAAGCTTTAGAAGGTGTACCTCGTAGTATAGCTAGCTAA
- a CDS encoding chromophore lyase CpcT/CpeT produces MNFSPQLIALGEYLAGEFDNREQAIEEPVWYVHLRMWQRPVNLFTEDSITLFAEQASVINLDKPYRQRIMRLRHGSNSGTSLEVQYYIPQDPEALRGAGNNPDLLNTLTPEQLDLLPGCILTVTHEALAGDRYKFTATPQPETRCSFTYLGNSIYVSLGFETTVAEFHSYDKGIDPETGKATWGAIMGPYRYTKRNQYSIR; encoded by the coding sequence ATGAACTTCTCGCCACAGTTAATTGCTTTAGGTGAGTACCTAGCTGGTGAATTTGATAATCGGGAACAAGCTATAGAAGAACCAGTTTGGTATGTCCATCTCCGAATGTGGCAAAGACCAGTGAATTTGTTCACAGAAGATAGCATCACCTTGTTTGCCGAACAAGCTAGCGTGATTAACCTAGATAAACCTTACCGTCAGCGGATTATGCGGTTGCGTCATGGTAGCAACTCTGGCACATCTCTAGAAGTACAATACTATATACCTCAAGATCCAGAGGCATTAAGAGGCGCAGGCAATAACCCTGATCTACTGAACACACTGACACCCGAACAATTAGATTTACTACCAGGTTGTATCCTAACAGTGACTCACGAAGCATTAGCTGGCGATCGCTATAAGTTTACCGCCACACCACAACCAGAGACTCGTTGCAGCTTTACTTATCTTGGTAATAGCATCTATGTTTCCTTGGGGTTTGAAACCACTGTGGCAGAATTTCACAGCTACGACAAAGGAATTGATCCAGAAACTGGAAAAGCAACTTGGGGAGCGATTATGGGCCCTTATCGCTACACCAAGCGGAATCAGTATTCAATAAGATAA
- the hemF gene encoding oxygen-dependent coproporphyrinogen oxidase, giving the protein MLTNSQTPTVAAESSKSLPAPDAQTRVSQFMKQLQDEITESLAKLDGGAKFNEDSWERPEGGGGRSRVLREGAIFEQAGVNFSEVWGSHLPASILTQRPEAAGHGFYATGTSMVLHPHNPYVPTVHLNYRYFEAGPVWWFGGGLDLTPYYPFAEDAAHLHKTLKQSCDKHHPDYYPVFKKWCDEYFYLKHRDETRGVGGLFFDYQDGQGALYRGPNPDGEAAIHSNQVGTPATRNWEDLFAFVQDCGRAFLPAYVPIVERRHGMEYGDRQRNFQLYRRGRYVEFNLVYDRGTIFGLQTNGRTESILMSLPPLVRWEYGYQPEPNTPEAELYETFLKPQDWINWTPPQ; this is encoded by the coding sequence ATGTTGACCAACTCGCAAACACCAACTGTAGCAGCAGAATCATCCAAGTCTTTGCCAGCACCTGACGCTCAGACTAGAGTCAGTCAGTTTATGAAACAACTGCAAGACGAAATTACTGAATCATTGGCAAAACTAGATGGTGGGGCTAAGTTTAATGAAGATAGTTGGGAACGCCCTGAAGGGGGTGGAGGGCGATCGCGCGTGCTGCGAGAAGGTGCAATATTTGAACAAGCAGGTGTAAACTTTTCTGAAGTTTGGGGTTCCCATTTGCCAGCCTCAATTTTAACCCAACGCCCTGAAGCCGCAGGACATGGCTTCTATGCCACGGGTACTTCAATGGTATTACATCCCCACAATCCTTACGTGCCCACAGTTCATTTAAATTATCGCTACTTTGAAGCGGGGCCAGTGTGGTGGTTTGGTGGTGGTCTTGACTTGACACCTTATTACCCGTTTGCCGAAGATGCGGCACATTTACACAAAACGTTAAAACAGTCCTGTGACAAACACCACCCAGATTATTACCCAGTATTTAAGAAGTGGTGTGATGAATATTTTTACCTCAAGCATCGTGATGAGACACGGGGTGTAGGCGGTTTGTTTTTTGATTACCAAGATGGTCAAGGTGCTTTATATCGAGGGCCAAACCCTGATGGTGAAGCAGCTATTCATAGCAACCAGGTGGGAACACCAGCAACCCGCAATTGGGAAGATTTGTTTGCTTTTGTGCAAGACTGTGGCAGAGCATTTTTACCAGCCTACGTACCAATTGTAGAACGGCGGCATGGGATGGAATATGGCGATCGCCAACGGAATTTTCAACTCTATCGCCGGGGACGGTATGTAGAATTTAACTTGGTTTATGACCGAGGTACTATTTTTGGTCTGCAAACCAACGGACGCACCGAATCAATTCTCATGTCTTTACCACCTTTAGTGCGCTGGGAATACGGCTATCAACCGGAACCCAATACACCCGAAGCCGAGTTGTATGAAACCTTCCTTAAGCCTCAAGATTGGATCAACTGGACACCACCTCAATAG
- a CDS encoding phage holin family protein has product MNIVTLLIVWVVTAISLLIISKLPLGVEIDTPGKAFLSAAVLGIVTAIVRPILSLVFAVPNLLTLDLLSGIFTFMIAVVCFSIAAWLVEGFRLRYGIWSAVIGAFTLTIINSLIYKLLGV; this is encoded by the coding sequence ATGAATATCGTTACGCTTTTAATTGTTTGGGTAGTAACAGCTATCAGCCTGTTGATAATTAGTAAATTACCTTTAGGAGTTGAAATTGATACTCCTGGTAAAGCCTTTCTTTCTGCCGCAGTGCTTGGTATCGTGACGGCAATAGTCAGACCGATTTTAAGCCTCGTTTTTGCAGTCCCCAATTTACTTACACTGGACTTACTATCCGGCATTTTCACATTTATGATTGCCGTAGTTTGCTTTAGTATTGCTGCTTGGTTAGTAGAGGGCTTTCGCTTACGTTACGGTATTTGGAGTGCTGTTATTGGAGCATTTACGCTGACTATAATTAACAGCTTAATCTACAAATTATTGGGTGTTTAA
- the psb29 gene encoding photosystem II biogenesis protein Psp29, with product MNNVRTVSDTKRTFYNLHTRPINTIYRRVVEELMVEMHLLSVNIDFSYNPIYALGVVTTFDRFMEGYQPERDQESIFNALCQAIETDPQRYRHDAQRLQAVAKGLPVKDLIGWLAQTTYLDRDTDLQTQLQAIANNPNFKYNRLFAIGLFSLLEQSDPELVKDEKQLTEALKAIAAGLHVSDDKLNKDLELYRSNLDKMAQALVVMADMLSADRKKREQRKQQSTTPVAPPSSNE from the coding sequence GTGAATAACGTCCGTACTGTCTCTGATACAAAACGAACTTTTTACAATCTTCACACCCGTCCGATTAACACTATTTATCGTCGGGTAGTAGAAGAATTGATGGTAGAAATGCATCTGCTGTCAGTAAATATCGATTTTAGCTACAATCCAATTTATGCCTTGGGTGTCGTCACTACTTTTGACCGCTTCATGGAAGGCTATCAACCAGAACGGGATCAAGAATCAATTTTTAACGCCTTATGTCAGGCTATAGAAACAGATCCACAACGCTATCGACACGATGCCCAAAGATTGCAAGCTGTAGCTAAAGGTTTGCCTGTTAAAGATTTAATTGGGTGGCTAGCCCAAACTACTTACTTAGATAGAGATACTGACTTGCAAACACAACTGCAAGCGATCGCCAACAATCCTAACTTTAAATACAACCGTTTGTTCGCAATTGGTTTATTTTCGTTATTAGAACAGTCAGATCCGGAATTAGTCAAAGATGAAAAGCAACTCACTGAGGCGCTAAAAGCGATCGCAGCTGGCTTGCACGTATCTGATGACAAACTCAACAAGGATTTGGAATTATACCGTTCTAACCTAGATAAGATGGCGCAAGCGCTGGTAGTGATGGCAGATATGCTCTCAGCCGATCGCAAAAAACGCGAACAACGTAAACAACAATCAACGACTCCCGTTGCTCCCCCAAGTTCCAACGAATAG